A section of the Cottoperca gobio chromosome 17, fCotGob3.1, whole genome shotgun sequence genome encodes:
- the LOC115022283 gene encoding uncharacterized protein LOC115022283 isoform X1 yields MLPSVGSNQMMNPSSEPKGAAAAYIQQQAARVPQDFREAMLHIPVKPADNSNRTYDAAAKKKTAQKRAAKPSADKWKCSFQPLVDQDDSPDASNFSSQGAEIYDPYDPVSSDSEHDMRLAQRHNQSPTDQDDNLKRQRLSPSTDCNKKGPWTSSYSESVNLDRHGLNPETRPTVNRGLSPDHRLPERQVYSPNTESLDHPGYDSISRPLDHRVCSPDRLFHGSSTQMFPASYGGQGTNGEERIIIPEYRREMSTTVRLSPPMLQRDYTHQLEYTGTGLDQIPPSTEVPRIRKINMIMDNSPIYCDLCDVELANALKLEDHLESKSHWDTLEHIQQHNNYDDLTIAFLQKVMLHKSNQCSRAIEDSALQALQENDHMTKIEMFHCASCSVFLSTSASSVHTHITSREHLSNTKEFQVQQRRSCLDKADTMIKELKHQFEHFLEGGSPFDD; encoded by the exons ATGCTGCCATCTGTCGGCAG CAACCAAATGATGAACCCTTCATCAGAACCTaaaggagcagctgcagcataCATACAGCAGCAGGCTGCGAG GGTACCACAGGACTTCAGAGAAGCTATGCTACACATCCCAGTGAAGCCAGCAGACAACTCAAACAGGACATATGACGCAGCTGCTAAGAAAAAAACAGCCCAGAAACGAGCAG CAAAACCTTCTGCTGATAAATGGAAGTGTTCATTCCAACCATTAGTAGATCAAGATGACTCTCCAGACGCAAGCAATTTCAGTTCACAAGG GGCTGAGATTTATGATCCTTACGATCCTGTCTCGTCAGACTCTGAGCACGATATGCGACTGGCCCAACGCCACAACCAATCCCCAACCGATCAAGACGACAACCTGAAGCGTCAGCGTTTGTCTCCAAGTACAGACTGCAATAAAAAAGGCCCCTGGACCTCAAGCTACTCTGAGTCAGTTAACCTCGACAGGCATGGCCTAAACCCTGAAACCAGACCCACCGTAAACCGAGGTCTCAGTCCAGATCATAGATTGCCTGAACGACAGGTTTATAGCCCCAACACTGAGTCCCTTGACCATCCGGGTTATGACTCCATAAGTAGACCTCTGGACCACAGGGTCTGCAGCCCTGACAGGCTTTTTCATGGCTCGTCCACCCAAATGTTTCCTGCATCTTATGGAGGACAGGGGACCAATGGGGAAGAGAGGATAATAATCCCAGAATACAGGAGAGAG ATGTCCACTACTGTTAGATTATCCCCACCCATGTTACAGCGGGACTATACACATCAGTTGGAATATACAGGAACAG GACTGGATCAAATCCCACCTTCCACAGAGGTGCCAAGGatcaggaaaataaatatgataatgGACAA TAGCCCCATCTACTGTGACCTTTGCGACGTTGAGTTAGCCAATGCCTTGAAGCTGGAGGATCACTTGGAGAGCAAGAGTCATTGGGACACCCTGGAGCACATCCAGCAGCACAATAATTATGATGATCTGACTATAGCCTTCCTACAG AAAGTCATGCTGCATAAAAGCAATCAGTGCAGCCGAGCCATAGAGGATAGTGCACTTCAAG CTCTCCAGGAAAACGACCACATGACAAAGATTGAAATGTTCCACTGCGCGTCTTGCAGTGTCTTCCTGTCCACATCTGCATCCTCTGTGCACACTCACATTACCTCTCGGGAACACCTCTCCAACACAAAG GAGTTTCAGGTGCAGCAGAGACGTTCCTGCCTTGACAAAGCAGACACTATGATCAAGGAGCTGAAACATCAGTTTGAACACTTCCTGGAG ggTGGCAGCCCATTCGATGATTGA
- the LOC115022283 gene encoding uncharacterized protein LOC115022283 isoform X2: MLPSVGSNQMMNPSSEPKGAAAAYIQQQAARVPQDFREAMLHIPVKPADNSNRTYDAAAKKKTAQKRAAKPSADKWKCSFQPLVDQDDSPDASNFSSQGAEIYDPYDPVSSDSEHDMRLAQRHNQSPTDQDDNLKRQRLSPSTDCNKKGPWTSSYSESVNLDRHGLNPETRPTVNRGLSPDHRLPERQVYSPNTESLDHPGYDSISRPLDHRVCSPDRLFHGSSTQMFPASYGGQGTNGEERIIIPEYRREMSTTVRLSPPMLQRDYTHQLEYTGTGLDQIPPSTEVPRIRKINMIMDNSPIYCDLCDVELANALKLEDHLESKSHWDTLEHIQQHNNYDDLTIAFLQKVMLHKSNQCSRAIEDSALQALQENDHMTKIEMFHCASCSVFLSTSASSVHTHITSREHLSNTKVQQRRSCLDKADTMIKELKHQFEHFLEGGSPFDD; the protein is encoded by the exons ATGCTGCCATCTGTCGGCAG CAACCAAATGATGAACCCTTCATCAGAACCTaaaggagcagctgcagcataCATACAGCAGCAGGCTGCGAG GGTACCACAGGACTTCAGAGAAGCTATGCTACACATCCCAGTGAAGCCAGCAGACAACTCAAACAGGACATATGACGCAGCTGCTAAGAAAAAAACAGCCCAGAAACGAGCAG CAAAACCTTCTGCTGATAAATGGAAGTGTTCATTCCAACCATTAGTAGATCAAGATGACTCTCCAGACGCAAGCAATTTCAGTTCACAAGG GGCTGAGATTTATGATCCTTACGATCCTGTCTCGTCAGACTCTGAGCACGATATGCGACTGGCCCAACGCCACAACCAATCCCCAACCGATCAAGACGACAACCTGAAGCGTCAGCGTTTGTCTCCAAGTACAGACTGCAATAAAAAAGGCCCCTGGACCTCAAGCTACTCTGAGTCAGTTAACCTCGACAGGCATGGCCTAAACCCTGAAACCAGACCCACCGTAAACCGAGGTCTCAGTCCAGATCATAGATTGCCTGAACGACAGGTTTATAGCCCCAACACTGAGTCCCTTGACCATCCGGGTTATGACTCCATAAGTAGACCTCTGGACCACAGGGTCTGCAGCCCTGACAGGCTTTTTCATGGCTCGTCCACCCAAATGTTTCCTGCATCTTATGGAGGACAGGGGACCAATGGGGAAGAGAGGATAATAATCCCAGAATACAGGAGAGAG ATGTCCACTACTGTTAGATTATCCCCACCCATGTTACAGCGGGACTATACACATCAGTTGGAATATACAGGAACAG GACTGGATCAAATCCCACCTTCCACAGAGGTGCCAAGGatcaggaaaataaatatgataatgGACAA TAGCCCCATCTACTGTGACCTTTGCGACGTTGAGTTAGCCAATGCCTTGAAGCTGGAGGATCACTTGGAGAGCAAGAGTCATTGGGACACCCTGGAGCACATCCAGCAGCACAATAATTATGATGATCTGACTATAGCCTTCCTACAG AAAGTCATGCTGCATAAAAGCAATCAGTGCAGCCGAGCCATAGAGGATAGTGCACTTCAAG CTCTCCAGGAAAACGACCACATGACAAAGATTGAAATGTTCCACTGCGCGTCTTGCAGTGTCTTCCTGTCCACATCTGCATCCTCTGTGCACACTCACATTACCTCTCGGGAACACCTCTCCAACACAAAG GTGCAGCAGAGACGTTCCTGCCTTGACAAAGCAGACACTATGATCAAGGAGCTGAAACATCAGTTTGAACACTTCCTGGAG ggTGGCAGCCCATTCGATGATTGA
- the lrrc8da gene encoding volume-regulated anion channel subunit LRRC8D codes for MMFTLTEVASLNDIQPTYRILKPWWDVFMDYLGLVMLMLAIFAMTMQITKDQVACLPCLEEPEEASGVKSNSFTQQSAQREASSAAPVATTIPLVTKDLPDEVVHEIHVTHQHTSVVAEKYMNQPQPTGVRTNLDYQQYIFINQICYHVALPWYSKYFPYLTLIHTIVLMVSSNFWFKYPKTSSKIEHFVSILGRCFESPWTTKALSETACEDSEENKQRLTGTSMAQKHVSLEGKDESTNVNSSTPMLGAKFSADKPIAEVPSSMTILDKKDGEQAKALFEKVRKFRAHVEDSDFIYKLYVAQTVVKTVKFILILSYTSTFLAKINFKHDCEPDIKQLTGYKKFFCTHNMAFMLNKLLISYMALILIYGMACLYSLFWVFRRPLKEYSFEKVREESSFSDIPDVKNDFAFLLHMVDQYDQLYSKRFGVFLSEVSENKLREISLNHEWTFEKLRQLVIRNALDQQELHLFMLSGLPNAVFDLTDLEVLKLELIPEVRFSAKVSQMTSLLELHLLHCPAKVEQTGFAFLRDHLRCLHVKFTDVAEIPGWVYLLRSLRELNLIGNLSSENNKMIGLESMRDLRHLKTLCLKSNLTKMPTNITELSPHLIKLVVHNDGTKLLVLNSLKKMTNLIELELHTCELERIPHAIFSLTNLQELDLKSNNIRTIEEIISFQHLKRLTCLKLWHNKIITIPSSIGQVKSLESLHLSHNKLESLPPALFTLPKLRYLDVGHNSITVLPPDVGLLHNLQHLAINSNKLEALPKPLFRCTKLKALCLGNNALTVLPETVGQLVQLTQLELRGNCLDRLPVQLGNCRLLRKSGLVVEDHLFDALPGEVKENISRENNVSFTSGL; via the exons A TGATGTTCACACTCACTGAGGTTGCATCCTTGAATGACATCCAGCCGACGTACCGCATCCTGAAGCCATGGTGGGACGTGTTCATGGACTACCTGGGGCTGGTCATGCTCATGCTGGCCATATTCGCCATGACCATGCAGATCACCAAGGACCAGGTGGCTTGCCTTCCGTGTCTGGAGGAACCGGAGGAGGCCTCGGGGGTGAAGTCTAACTCGTTCACGCAGCAGAGCGCACAGAGAGAGGCCTCATCAGCAGCCCCTGTAGCAACCACCATCCCCCTAGTAACGAAGGACCTACCGGACGAAGTTGTCCATGAGATCCAtgtcacacaccaacacacttcTGTGGTGGCAGAGAAATATATGAATCAACCTCAACCGACAGGGGTCAGGACCAACCTGGACTATCAACAATATATCTTCATCAACCAAATATGTTACCATGTTGCCTTGCCCTGGTATTCCAAATACTTTCCTTACCTCACCCTCATCCACACCATTGTTCTCATGGTCAGTAGCAATTTCTGGTTCAAATACCCCAAAACAAGCTCAAAGATTGAGCATTTTGTTTCGATTCTAGGTAGATGTTTTGAGTCTccctggacaacaaaggctttGTCTGAAACGGCTTGTGAGGACTCCGAGGAGAACAAACAGCGGCTGACCGGCACCTCCATGGCacagaaacatgtttctttAGAGGGGAAGGACGAAAGCACAAATGTCAACTCCTCCACACCCATGCTTGGGGCGAAGTTCTCTGCAGATAAGCCCATCGCAGAGGTCCCGAGTAGTATGACAATCCTGGACAAAAAAGACGGGGAACAAGCCAAAGCCCTGTTTGAGAAAGTACGAAAATTCCGAGCTCATGTGGAGGACAGTGATTTCATCTACAAACTTTACGTAGCGCAGACCGTTGTCAAAACGGTcaagtttattttgatattatCCTACACTTCCACCTTTTTGGCAAAAATCAATTTTAAGCACGATTGTGAACCTGATATTAAACAGCTAACGGGATACAAAAAGTTTTTCTGTACGCACAACATGGCTTTCATGCTGAACAAGCTGCTTATTAGCTACATGGCTTTAATTCTGATCTACGGGATGGCTTGCTTGTACTCTCTCTTCTGGGTGTTTCGACGACCTCTGAAAGAGTACTCATTCGAGAAGGTCCGGGAAGAGAGCAGCTTTAGTGACATTCCTGATGTCAAAAATGACTTTGCATTCCTCTTACACATGGTTGACCAGTACGACCAACTCTACTCCAAACGCTTTGGTGTCTTCTTGTCCGAGGTCAGTGAGAACAAGCTTAGGGAGATCAGCCTCAATCACGAGTGGACCTTTGAAAAACTAAGGCAGCTTGTGATCCGTAACGCACTGGACCAGCAGGAGCTGCATCTTTTCATGCTCTCTGGTCTTCCCAATGCAGTGTTTGATCTCACAGACTTGGAAGTGCTGAAACTGGAGCTGATTCCTGAGGTGAGGTTCTCGGCAAAGGTCTCCCAAATGACCAGCCTGCTGGAGCTCCATCTCCTGCACTGTCCTGCCAAAGTAGAGCAGACAGGCTTTGCTTTCCTCCGTGACCATCTTCGCTGCCTTCACGTCAAGTTCACCGATGTTGCCGAGATCCCAGGGTGGGTGTATTTGCTGAGGAGTTTGCGTGAGCTTAACCTAATCGGCAACTTGAGCTCCgaaaataacaaaatgattGGTCTAGAGTCCATGCGAGATCTGAGGCATTTAAAGACCTTATGCTTGAAGAGCAACCTCACAAAAATGCCCACAAACATCACAGAGCTATCGCCGCATCTGATTAAGCTAGTGGTGCACAATGATGGTACAAAACTTCTGGTACTAAATAGTCTgaagaaaatgacaaatctAATTGAACTGGAGCTGCACACCTGCGAACTGGAGAGGATTCCCCACGCTATTTTCAGCTTGACCAACTTACAAGAGCTCGATCTGAAATCGAACAACATCCGAACCATAGAGGAGATCATCAGCTTCCAGCACCTCAAGAGGCTGACGTGCCTTAAACTGTGGCACAACAAAATTATCACCATCCCGTCCTCCATCGGCCAGGTCAAGTCTCTGGagtctctccacctctctcacAATAAACTGGAGTCCCTGCCCCCGGCCTTGTTCACGCTACCTAAACTGCGGTACTTGGACGTGGGCCACAACTCCATCACAGTGCTCCCCCCAGATGTGGGTCTCCTCCACAACCTCCAGCACTTAGCCATCAACTCCAACAAGCTGGAGGCGCTGCCCAAGCCTCTGTTCAGATGCACCAAGCTCAAGGCGCTGTGTCTGGGGAACAACGCGCTCACCGTGCTGCCAGAGACGGTGGGACAGCTGGTCCAGCTCACTCAGCTGGAGCTGAGAGGAAACTGTCTGGACAGACTGCCCGTCCAGCTAGGAAACTGCCGCCTGCTGCGCAAAAGCGGCTTGGTTGTGGAGGACCATCTTTTTGACGCACTGCCTGGGGAAGTGAAGGAGAACATCAGCAGAGAGAACAACGTGTCGTTTACGAGTGGCTTATAG